A section of the Candidatus Saccharimonadales bacterium genome encodes:
- the rpsG gene encoding 30S ribosomal protein S7 codes for MPRKKTKSLQRKIMPDRKYDSVLVQRLINKSTRDGKKLSAERQVYTALEIAAKKLKSEDPLVIFEKAIKNVYPQMEVRSRRVGGANYQIPYPVSGQRQQHLAFMWFVNAARDRKGMPYADRLAAEIVDAHNQNGAAFKRKEDTHRMAEANRAFAHFARG; via the coding sequence ATGCCACGCAAGAAGACCAAATCACTCCAGCGCAAGATTATGCCTGATCGCAAGTACGACAGCGTTCTTGTGCAGCGACTGATCAACAAGAGCACCCGCGATGGCAAGAAGCTTTCGGCCGAGCGGCAAGTCTACACTGCACTTGAAATCGCCGCTAAGAAGCTTAAGAGCGAAGATCCGCTCGTAATCTTTGAGAAGGCTATCAAGAACGTCTATCCCCAGATGGAAGTCCGCAGCCGACGCGTCGGTGGTGCCAACTACCAGATTCCGTATCCTGTCTCAGGTCAGCGCCAGCAACACCTCGCCTTTATGTGGTTCGTCAACGCTGCGCGTGACCGCAAAGGGATGCCGTACGCCGATCGCCTAGCTGCTGAAATCGTCGATGCCCACAACCAGAACGGTGCCGCTTTCAAGCGGAAAGAAGATACTCACCGTATGGCCGAGGCTAACCGTGCGTTCGCACATTTCGCCCGAGGATAA
- the rpsL gene encoding 30S ribosomal protein S12 — MPTISQLIRKPRKTALRKSKTRALGTIHNALKNRYIQQPAPLKRGVCIKVTTKTPRKPNSALRKVARVRLTNGQEVWAYIPGEGHNLQEHAVVLVRGGRVPDLPGVRYHIVRGNLDLQGVNNRKQGRSKYGTKKESK, encoded by the coding sequence ATGCCAACCATCAGTCAACTAATACGCAAGCCACGAAAGACAGCCCTACGCAAGAGCAAGACTCGTGCTTTGGGGACGATTCATAACGCCCTCAAGAACCGCTATATCCAGCAACCTGCACCGCTTAAGCGTGGCGTCTGCATTAAGGTCACCACTAAGACCCCTCGCAAGCCAAACTCGGCTCTTCGTAAAGTGGCTCGTGTCCGACTGACCAACGGCCAGGAAGTCTGGGCTTACATCCCTGGCGAAGGTCACAACCTGCAGGAGCATGCCGTTGTCCTCGTTCGTGGTGGTCGAGTACCAGATCTTCCGGGTGTCCGTTACCACATCGTCCGCGGTAACCTTGATCTTCAGGGTGTTAATAACCGCAAGCAAGGCCGATCTAAGTACGGTACCAAGAAAGAGAGCAAGTAA